The genomic region AGACCCaaaactggtatatatatatatatatatatatatatatatatatatatatatatatatatatatatatatatatacatatatgtatataaactcacacacacacacacacacacacatgtatataaagtatacccacacgcacacatacacacacacacacacacacacacacacacacacacacacacacacacacacacacacacacacacacacacacacaaacaaacacatacacacacacacacacacacacacacacacacacacacacacacacacacacatatactacatacacacacacacatatatatatatatatatattgtgtgtgtgtgtgtgtgtttgtgtgtataatatttaaatatatatatatatgtatgtatatatgtatatatatatatgtgtgtatatatatataaatatatatgtatatatataaatgaataaatgaataaatatataatatatatatatgtatgtatatatatatttatatatgtatatatatttatatatatattatatatacatatatatatgtatatatataaatatatatatacatatatatatatatatatatatgtatatatatatatatatatatatatatatatattcatatatatacacatgcatacacagtttATGCTTTATACTATGCTGTACCTCAATAATCTCATCTTTTCAGTTATCAAGAATAATTTCGTGAATAAATCAAGACCGGAAGATTTCTCATCAAGAATAAGACCAGTTACCCCGATCAcgtcaaagaaaacggggatagATTTTGAGAAAATGGGAAATCTCAAGGAGAACTTAACCAAAGAGGAGTCCGTTTCGGGAGGCTTGAGGAGCGCTCATCCTTCCCATTATGAAGACACAGCCGAAGTGAAATATTACGAagcaacgaaaaaaataatgcaagTGCTCCAAAACAAAGCATTCGAAAGTTCGAAAAACTAtcttaataatatgataaagctTGTGAATGGACAGAAAATGCCCCCGAATAACACGAAACACAAAGAAGCTAGTGTTAAGATCGTAAATAAAAACCCAACTACTAAAGGCAGTTATAAAATTACGAAGAATGTCCCAAAGAAAACACCATCGCCGAGCGCAGCCTTCCAGAATGTTCGAAGGAATAACACGGCAGAAATTGAAGAATTGCTCAAGAgtaaggtaaaaataataatgataataataataataataataataataataataataacaaaaaattaaaaagatgaatataCGAGTGTTATTATATTGATTACTTAAGGAAGTGGATTATCACGTGTAGCTGTAATGGTTATATCCAACATATTGTTCTTGTTTTGAATATGTCAAATTTGATGTTTTTGGCTGAGTCATGTTTACTAGCCAAACAATTTTCCTTCAAATACAGAAAATGCATTGCCTAAATCTTGTATAACCCCAGTAAGTGAATGAATGCTGATCAATGAAACTAGGAATAAACACGTAATATCCTCAGTTGCTAaagtaaacaagcaaagaaacCAAATAGAGTAAACACTCCAAACACGAGCTAAGTAAACCATTCCTCGCGAACCCAAGATCTCCTGCCAGATCCaagcgtccttcctccctctccacaggCCCTCCCGGCGCCACGCAGTCTGGAGCGGCCCCTGCTGGCGGTGGCGGAGGGCGCCCGGGTCCGGCACAACTCCACTTGGCACGGCTACACCAAGCCCATTCTCGTGTTCAAGCCCCTGGGCAGGCTGGGCAATGTCATGGGCGTGTATGCCTCGGTGTGGGCGGTGGGGAGGGCGTATGACGTGAGTAGGTGGGCTCTTGTTTTggtttgagtgtgtttgggttgtgtgtctgtctgtttcttctcctgctcctcctcctcccaagcaTTCACTTGAAGTATTACTTGTATAAAGTACTTTACATACAGCCCCTTccctcccgagagagagagagagagagagagagagaaaaaaaaaaagatatatatatatatatatatatatatatatatatgtgtgtgtgtgtgtgtgtgtgtgtgtgtgtgtgtgtgtgtgtgtgtgtgtgtgtgtgtatttctatcagTGAAAATCTATTTTTATcacaaattcatcatcatcatcatcatcaccatcattaccatcatcaatcatcatcatcatcatcaatataatcattattatcattcttcttatcattattaatattatcctgaaaaaaaaaaatacaggaacagAGATTTCggcttccacttcctctttttttcttcaggtGAACGTGTTCATGGAAGCGGAGGTTGAGGAGATCCTGCGGCCGGTCTTCCCGAGGCTCTCCATGTCCGCGCTGCCAGGTCGGGCttcgtcatgatgataatgatggcggtaTTGAGAGtataaatggcaataatgataatgattgtaattataatgataatgataataacaaaaatataggaaagcagcaacaacaacaatgatgatgataataataatgatgataaaaaaggaagacaaacatgAAACTGACCagtaatcacacgcacacacataaacgaacacacacacacacacataaacacgaacatacacacacacacataaacacgaacatacacacacacacacacacacataaacacacaaacacaccgacacacacacacacatacacacgaacatacacacacaaacacaaacaaacacacacacatacacacacacatacacacacaaacacacgaacatacacgcacacacacacacacatttatttctgtgtatatggatctctctctctctctctctctctctctctctctctctctctctctctctctctttctctctctctctctttctctctctctctctctctctctctctctctctctctctttctctctctctctctctctctctctctctctccatctctctctctctccctctctctccctctctccatctctctccatctctctccctctctctccccctctctcccactccccctctctctccctctctccccctctctcccactctctctcccactctctctccctctctctctctctctcatctctctcatctctctctctccctgtatctctccctctccctctctctctctctccctctcctctctcctccctccctctccctcactctccctctccctctctctctctctccctcttctctctctccctctctccctctccctctctctgtgtatatatatatatatatatatatatatatatatatatatatatatataaatatatatatatatatatatatatatatatatatatatatatatatatatatatatatatatatatatatatatatatatatatatataatatatatatatatatatatatatatatatttgtatatatatatatatatcctctctctctctctctctctctctctctctctttctctctctctctctctctctctctctctctctctctctctctctctctctctctctctctcactcacctccctccttctccctcccgcagTGAGGTTCGTCGGCGGGTCGTGGGTGTACCTGACCCGAGGAGGACCCGACCTGACGGACTACAGGCCCCTGCAGGAGGCGGCGGGGGGCCTTCGCGGGGACAGGACCTTCATGGTGGATGGTGAGTCGAGGGAAGAACGGCGTGGGGGAGCAGGTGGgggaggctgtgtgtgtttggggtagggggagggggtgaggcggaggatctgtatgtgtgtgtgtgtggagtgggggtgtcctgtgtgtgtgtgtgtgtgggggggggggatagcaatGTATGTCTGGAggtgtgtgtggagtgggggtctgtgtgtgtgtgtgtgtgggggggtctgtgtgtggatgcgtggaggtgcgtgtgtgtgtgcagggggagagaggagaaggcggacagggaaagagagagaaataagctgaatggttatcatcactatcattttcaccatgatattgtgagtattattattaagagttttagtagtagtaattataaatatcaccatcatcagtaatagtagagtagtatcattatcaatagcatacctattatcattgttattattataatcattatctttatcccatccacatcatcatcatcgtcaccatcaaaattatatatatatatatatatatatatatatatatatatatatatatatatatatatatatatatatatatatatctgtgtgtgtgtgtgtgtgtgtgtgtgtgtgtgtgtgtgtgtgtgtgtgtttgtatgtgtgattacaatgataatcatctcTATTACTCATTAGTATGTTACtactaatcatcataattaccctgataacagtgatattaatcaTGAAATGAATTGCAGAATACCCTTTCGAGATGCAGATCTTCAACGCCTACCGGGAGGACATTTTGAAGGAATTCACGCTGAGTCTTTCGCTTCGGAGCCAGGTGAGCGgcgcgggaagggagggaaagagcgtgTAAAAAGTaggtatatccaaatatatatgtccgcgcgtgtgtgtgtgtgtgtctatttatctatttatctatacatatgtacatatgtacatatatatatatatatatatatatatatatatatatatatatatatatatatatatatatatgttatataaatatatagatatatatatatatatatatatgtatatatatatatatatatatatatatatatatatatatatatatatatatatatatatatatataatttatatatatatatatatatttatttatttatttatttatttatatatataatatatatatatatataatatatatagatatataaatatatatatatgtatatatatatatttatttatttatttatttatatatataatatatatgtatatatatatatatatatatatatatatatatatatatatatagagagagagagagagagagagagagagagagatgagagagaaagacagacagacagagagagagagagacagagagagtgaggtgggaggggagagagagagaaagacagactgacagatagactgtCAAACAAACAGGAACAGAAAGGTAATTACGATATCCGATATTCAACATCAAATAGAAAATAATCGTCCTGGACCACCAttaaccctcccctcttccccctccccccttcccctccccctccccctcctctcctcctcccccaggctCAGCAGTTCCTCCGCAGTGTTGCCAACAGCACCAAGAATTTTGTCGGCGTTCATGTTCGGCGCACTGACTACCCTGCTTTCCTGAAGGTGAGGATTTCGTGGATTTCGTCGGTTCattttggtgatggtgattgtagcTGTTGCAGtggtgaaaatgattataatgatggtgattatggtatagatgatggtgattgtaggCCTAATGATggtgactatattaagggtaatgagttagatatatcaatatatccctAATTGGGAATAAAGTGGAAGAGTGATTGTAGacctaatgatgatggtgtatatacaaacagataaagaggttgagaatatatatttttttctctctagattctctctctctctctaaaaatctctctctctctaattggaAATAAAAAATCTGGAAGATATCTCTCTTAATCTCATCTCTAGTATAAACAGATAAAAGGTAGAATATatattgctctctatctctctctctctctctctctctctctctctctctctctctctctctctctctctctctctctctctctctcgccctctctctctctctctctctctctctcactctctctctctcactctctctctcgcttctctctctctctctctcgctctctctcgctctctctcgctctcttgctctctcgctctctctctctctctcactcttgctctcactgcttgctctctctctgctttctgctctctcttgctctgctctctcttgctctctctctcttgctctctctctctctcttgctctctctctctctctcttgctctctctctctctctctctgctctctctctctctctctaactgtgcTAGTTATCAGCAtatttcttgctctctatctctctctctcgctctattaaTTCTTCTTTCAGAAaatttgtcattctttctctctctctctctctctctctctctaaagaactcgggaatgtatatatatccatatatatatatatcatatcatacagttagggagagagagagagagaaagaagaagatatatatatatatatatatatatatatatatatatatataactgtgtagtTATCAGcatttttcattctcatcattgttcATTAATTTGTTCAGAAAATTTGTTTATGTTCATTGTATTTCAATATCACTCGATAAGGAACACGGGAATGTAATATCCAGGGAGTTGTTATTATATCaacagttagggagagagagagagagagagagagagagagagagaagagaagagagaagaagagaagaagaaggtgaaagtgagagaagagagaaagagagagagagagagagagagaaagagagagagagagagagagagagagagaaagagagagagagacagaaggagaaagagagaggggaaattaaaggagaaagagagagagagagaaacagacagaaacagcacagaggaacaggagagaaagacaaccctaaccccccctccctctcgccgtcCTCCTCCCCGCAGAAGACCTTCAGGAGCGCCGCGCCCTCCGAGGACTACCTGCGCAGGGCCCTCGCCTTCTACCGGAGTCGTCTGCCGGGCGTCACCTTCGTCGCCGCCTCGGACGACCCCGACTACCTGAGGGAGGTCCTTGGAGCCGAGGAGGACGTCGTGCTGGCGCCTGGTGAGTTGGGTCGCCCTTGGCAGcgtgagtacatatatgtatatatatatatatatatatataatatatatatatatatatatatatatatatatatatatatatgtatacatatatatatatatgtatatatatatatatatatatatatatatatatatatatgtgtgtgtgtgtttgtgtgtgtgtgtgtgtgtgtgtgtgtgtatgtgtgtgtgtgtgtgtatatgtgtgtgtgtgtgtgtgtgtgtgtgtgtgtgtatatatatatatatatatatatatatatatatatatatatatatatgtgtgtgtgtgtgtgtgtgtgtgtgtgtgtgtgtgtgtgtgtgtgtgtgtgtgtgtgtgtgtatatatatatatatatatatatatatatatatatatatatatatatatatatatatatatatatatgaaccatactCATGTTgaaaaatgtggaaaggtatgaatgagaacgaatatcttcacatattacagagatgtatttgaccggtttcgattatatcttcgtcaagaAATACACATGTATCTCTAAGactgtaatcgaaaccggttaaatacatcttctatttgtgaagatattcgtttgcAGACTCATTCGTATATccttccatatatgtatgtatgtgtgtatgtatatgtatatatatatatatatatatatatatatatatatatatatatatattatatatatatatgtatatatatatatatatatatatatatatatatatatatatatatatatataaacatgcatgtatgtatgtatgtatgtatatacacatataaatgtatatacatatatatatatatatatatatatatatatatatatatatatatatatatatatatatatacctacaagtCCACAGGTATTATGTACAGAAAataatgcaccccccccccccccccagggtccCCCCGCGAGCTGGACCTGGCCGTCCTGTCGTCCTGCAACCACTCCGTGACGACGGGCGGTAGCTACGGGTTCTGGGCGTCCTACCTCGCGGGCGGCGCCGTGCTGTACCCGGACCTCCCGCTGGACCAGTACTACTTCAGCAGACCCTTCTACGAGAGGGCGGGGCTCGGGCAGTTCGTCCCGCTGCCGCcctgagtggggaaagggggtgggggcgggtgggggtaggggtggggggagggtcttTGTCGGTGTGTTTGGTGGTTTGCTTTTGTCTGCTGGCtgaggttttgtttgtttgtttgttcttttgaggttactttgtgtgtgtgtgtgcgtgtgctggatGTTCAACTTTGTAGTTACATTATTTTcaatacaagaaaaatacattttgATTTCGTTCTTGACTCCCCTATTTCACAAATACGAAAAAGCACAAAGGAAAGCAGAAATTTATGAttgcaattttatatatatatatatatatatatatatatatatatatatatatatatatatatatacatatatatatatatatatatatatacatatatatatatatatatatatatatatatatatatatacattatatcttcgtcagaaatacatgacgaagatataatcgaaaccgattaaatacatctcttgtatgttgtgaagatattcgttctcattcatacctttcaacaaatatattatatatatatatatatatatatatatatatatatatatatatatatatatatatatgtatataccctgcacatgtgtatgtgtatatatgtatatatatatatatatatatatatatatatatatatatatatatatatatatatgtatatatataaatacatatatatatatatatatatatatatatatatatatatatatatatatatatatatatatatatatatatatatataagtaaacatgcatgtatgtatttctacacacacacacacacacacacacacacacatatatatatacatatatatatatatatatatatatatatatatatatatatatatatatatatatatatatatatatatatgtgtatatgtatatatatatatatatatgtgtgtgtgtgtgtgtgtgtgtgtgtgtgtaatgtgtgtgtgtgtgtgtgtgtgtatgtattcatgaataaataaatttatatatatatatatatatatatgtgtgtgtgtgtgtgtgtgtgtgtgtgtgtgtgtgtgtgtgtgtgtgtgtgtgtgtgtgtgtgtgtgtgtgtgtgtgtgtgtgtgtgcatatatatgtataaatatacatatatatatatatatatatatatatatatatatatatatatatatatatatatatataaatatatatatatatgtatgtatgtatgtatatatatatctatgtttacatatacatgcatgtatttatacatagacacacacacacgcagacacacacacacacacacacacacacacacacacacacacacacacacacacacacacacacacacacacacacacacacacacacacacacacacacacacgcccacacacacatacacacgcacaaacacacacacacacacacacacactacccaatatatatatatatatatatatatatatatatatatatatatatataatatatatatatatatatatatgta from Penaeus vannamei isolate JL-2024 chromosome 26, ASM4276789v1, whole genome shotgun sequence harbors:
- the LOC113816146 gene encoding galactoside alpha-(1,2)-fucosyltransferase 2 → MITRKHLFVLSLSVGFIYVIKNNFVNKSRPEDFSSRIRPVTPITSKKTGIDFEKMGNLKENLTKEESVSGGLRSAHPSHYEDTAEVKYYEATKKIMQVLQNKAFESSKNYLNNMIKLVNGQKMPPNNTKHKEASVKIVNKNPTTKGSYKITKNVPKKTPSPSAAFQNVRRNNTAEIEELLKSKALPAPRSLERPLLAVAEGARVRHNSTWHGYTKPILVFKPLGRLGNVMGVYASVWAVGRAYDVNVFMEAEVEEILRPVFPRLSMSALPVRFVGGSWVYLTRGGPDLTDYRPLQEAAGGLRGDRTFMVDEYPFEMQIFNAYREDILKEFTLSLSLRSQAQQFLRSVANSTKNFVGVHVRRTDYPAFLKKTFRSAAPSEDYLRRALAFYRSRLPGVTFVAASDDPDYLREVLGAEEDVVLAPGSPRELDLAVLSSCNHSVTTGGSYGFWASYLAGGAVLYPDLPLDQYYFSRPFYERAGLGQFVPLPP